Proteins encoded in a region of the Raphanus sativus cultivar WK10039 chromosome 8, ASM80110v3, whole genome shotgun sequence genome:
- the LOC108819061 gene encoding glycerol-3-phosphate acyltransferase, chloroplastic, giving the protein MTLAFSSPAATVAVASATVTSSARVPPLRGFVSFRLTAKKQLPLRSHGGGVRAVSELVQDKESVVAASTSFSAATETNNKTPSELNHSRTFLDARTEQDLISGIRKEQEAGTLPPNVASGMEELYWNYKNAVLSSGASRADETVISNMSLAFDRMLLGVEHPYTFNPYHKAIREPFDYFHFVHTYIRPLIDFKNSYVGNLSIFSELEDKIRQGHNIVLISNHQSEADPAVISLLLEAQCPYIGENIKCVAGDRVITDPLCKPFSMGRNLICVYSKNHMNDDPELVDMKRKANTRSLKEMATLLRSGSQLIWIAPSGGRDRPNPSTGEWFPAPFDPSSVDNMRRLVEHSGTPGHIYPMSLLCYDIMPPPPKVEKEIGERRLVGFHGTGLSVAPEISFSDVTSDCNSPNEAKEAYSQALYKSVNEQYTTLNSAIKQGRGIEASTSTVSLSQPWNESLSV; this is encoded by the exons ATGACTCTCGCATTTTCCTCCCCCGCCGCAACCGTCGCCGTTGCTTCTGCAACCGTAACTTCCTCCGCTAGAGTTCCGCCTCTTCGCGGCTTCGTTTCCTTCCGATTAACCGCCAAGAAGCAGCTTCCTCTTCGTTCGCACGGCGGCGGTGTGAGAGCGGTGTCTGAGCTTGTTCAAGATAAGGAATCAGTCGTCGCGGCTAGCACTTCCTTCAGTGCTGCTACAGAGACGAATAACAAGACGCCGAGTGAGCTCAACCACTCCCGTACCTTCTTGGATGCGCGAACTGAACAAg ATCTAATATCTGGAATAAGGAAGGAACAAGAAGCTGGAACGTTGCCTCCTAATGTTGCTTCTGGGATGGAAGAACTTTATTGGAACTACAAAAATGCT gttttgagCAGCGGAGCTTCCAGGGCAGATGAGACTGTTATATCAAACATGTCTCTTGCTTTCGATCGCATGCTTCTTGGTGTTGAG CATCCTTATACTTTTAATCCGTATCATAAAGCAATCAGAGAACCATTTGACTACTTCCACTTTGTCCATACTTACATCCGTCCCCTCATTGATTTCAA AAACTCTTACGTTGGAAACCTTTCTATTTTCTCTGAGCTGGAAGACAAGATTCGGCAG GGACACAATATCGTGTTAATATCAAATCATCAAAGTGAAGCTGACCCAGCTGTCATTTCACTCTTACTTGAAGCGCAATGTCCATACATAGGAGAGAACATT AAATGTGTGGCAGGTGATCGAGTTATCACTGATCCTCTTTGTAAGCCGTTTAGTATGGGAAG GAATCTGATATGTGTGTACTCGAAAAACCACATGAACGATGATCCTGAGCTTGTTGATATGAAAAGAAAGGCAAATACACGAAGCTTAAAGGAGATGGCGACACTGCTAAG GTCTGGATCCCAACTTATATGGATTGCACCAAGCGGTGGAAGGGACCGCCCAAATCCTTCTACGGGGGAATGGTTTCCT GCACCCTTTGATCCTTCTTCGGTGGACAACATGAGAAGACTGGTTGAACATTCTGGCACTCCTGGACATATCTATCCAATGTCTTTGCTTTGCTATGACATCATGCCCCCTCCACCCAAA GTTGAGAAAGAAATTGGAGAGAGAAGATTAGTTGGGTTTCACGGTACAGGACTATCAGTTGCTCCTGAAATCAGCTTCTCAGATGTCACCTCAGACTGCAACAGCCCTAACGAG GCGAAAGAAGCATACAGCCAAGCTCTGTACAAGTCGGTGAATGAACAGTACACGACTCTTAACTCTGCAATCAAGCAGGGAAGAGGAATAGAAGCGTCAACTTCAACGGTCTCTTTGTCACAACCCTGGAATGAATCTCTCAGTGTTTAG
- the LOC108819189 gene encoding probable xyloglucan endotransglucosylase/hydrolase protein 30, whose translation MSKYNLIFFIVFLCLGLRPSAFTNLNTLSFEESLSPLFGDGNLVRSPDDLSVRLLLDKYTGSGFISSNMYQHGFYSSMIKLPADYTAGVVVAFYTSNGDVFEKTHDELDIEFLGNIKGKPWRFQTNLYGNGSTHRGREERYRLWFDPSKEFHRYSILWTPHKIIFWVDDVPIREVIRSEAMGADYPAKPMSLYATIWDASDWATSGGKYKANYKYAPFVAEFKSFSLDGCSVDPIQEVPTDCSDSVDFLESQDYFSINSRQHAAMRRFRQRFMYYSYCYDTVRYPEPLPECVIVPAEKDRFKETGRLKFGGTEARGRRRSRRQQRSEIESDPDERRRF comes from the exons ATGTCTAAATATaatctcatcttcttcatcgtTTTCTTATGTCTGGGGTTAAGACCATCAGCGTTTACGAATCTCAACACCTTAAGCTTCGAAGAATCACTTTCTCCTCTCTTTGGCGATGGCAATCTCGTCCGTTCACCTGACGATCTCTCCGTGCGCCTCCTCCTGGATAAATACACcg GCTCTGGTTTCATATCATCGAATATGTATCAACATGGATTTTACAGCTCTATGATCAAGCTTCCCGCCGATTATACTGCCGGCGTCGTCGTCGCCTTTTAT ACATCAAACGGAGACGTGTTCGAGAAAACACATGACGAATTAGACATAGAGTTTCTAGGGAACATAAAAGGGAAACCATGGAGGTTTCAGACAAACCTTTACGGAAATGGAAGTACACATAGAGGTCGTGAAGAAAGATATCGTCTATGGTTTGATCCTTCTAAAGAATTTCATCGTTACAGCATCCTCTGGACTCCTCACAAGATCAT ATTTTGGGTAGACGATGTTCCAATAAGAGAAGTGATAAGAAGCGAAGCAATGGGAGCAGATTATCCAGCGAAGCCAATGTCTCTCTATGCCACCATTTGGGATGCTTCTGACTGGGCTACTTCCGGCGGGAAATACAAAGCTAATTACAAGTATGCTCCTTTCGTCGCCGAGTTCAAGTCCTTCTCCCTTGATGGCTGCTCCGTTGATCCCATTCAAGAAGTCCCCACCGATTGCTCTGACTCCGTTGACTTCCTCGAATCACAAGACTACTTCTCCATCAACTCACGTCAACATGCTGCCATGAGAAGATTCCGACAACGGTTTATGTACTATTCATATTGTTATGATACTGTTAGGTATCCAGAACCACTGCCTGAGTGTGTGATTGTTCCAGCGGAAAAGGATAGGTTTAAGGAGACAGGGAGGTTGAAGTTTGGTGGTACAGAAGCACGTGGACGGCGTAGGAGTCGTCGTCAACAAAGGTCGGAGATTGAGAGTGACCCTGACGAAAGAAGAcgattttaa
- the LOC108819386 gene encoding dolichyl-diphosphooligosaccharide--protein glycosyltransferase subunit DAD1, which yields MVKSTSKDAQDLFRSLHSAYSATPTNLKIIDLYVVFAVFTALIQVAYMALVGSFPFNSFLSGVLSCIGTAVLAVCLRIQVNKENKEFKDLAPERAFADFVLCNLVLHLVIINFLG from the exons ATGGTGAAATCGACGAGTAAGGATGCTCAGGATCTATTCCGTTCTCTTCACTCCGCTTATTCCGCTACTCCCACTAATCTTAAG atcATCGACTTGTACGTCGTTTTCGCCGTCTTCACTGCTCTGATCCAG GTGGCTTATATGGCTTTGGTGGGATCATTTCCGTTTAACTCATTCCTATCTGGAGTCCTCTCTTGTATTGGAACGGCTGTTCTTGCTG TTTGCCTCCGGATTCAAGTGAACAAAGAAAACAAGGAATTCAAG GATTTGGCACCTGAACGAGCGTTTGCAGATTTTGTTCTCTGCAACTTGGTCCTCCACTTGGTGATCATCAACTTCCTTGGATAG